In Kytococcus sedentarius DSM 20547, the sequence AAGCCTTCAACTCCTCCACCAAGTCCTGCCCCGAGGGCTGGGCACCAGCCCGCTGCTCCTTGTCAGTCATGTTCATGATCCTTCACCGTTCCTCTCAGTACGGCTTACACAGACCATCTGACAGGCCCGGTGACGGTGTCCCGCGCCCTCCCCTCGCAGCCGCAGCGCCGGCACCAGCGCGCCGCATCGTCCTCTTCGACGCGGCACAGGAGCACCGCGCGGTCCGGCTGTCCCTGCTGGCCCACGACCACGAGACCGAGCTCGTCGAGGCGGCAGAAAGTCGTCACATCAGGGGTCGCGAAGGTAGCGTCGGGCACGTCGAGGTCTTCCTGGATGGGCAGTGTGAGAACTTCCATCCTCGGAAGGCCTCGACCACTATCCGGGCACCGACGCGCCGCGCCCTCCCACCACGGCTGCTGCGTCGCCTACACCCTCATCTGGGAAGAGCCAGTTAACACCAGCCCAAGGGAGGAGCAAGGGGTCTCAACAGATTTGCTGTGGCCGCTCCATCGCTCAGAGGCGTGGACGCCCCTCTGAGACGAGGCCCGCCACCAGCGCGTCCCGGTGGAACAATCACCCAACCCCCACACACTCAGGAGGGCCCCTCGAGCATGACCACGCTCGCCCAGTGGATCGACGGCCCCGCCCGCGCACCCTGCCGGCGGCGATCGCGCCCGGGGCGGTGGGCACCGGGCCGCGCACACGCTGTGTGCTGCGAGGTCGGGGAGGAGGACGCGGGGCACCTCGGGCTGGCGTTCCTCGCGCCGTGGTGGCGCTCTCGCTGCAGGTGGTCATGAACTACGGGAACGACTACTCCGACGGCATCCGCGGCACCGACGAGGAGCGGATCGGCCCGGCGCGCCTCGTCGGCCAGCGGCTGGCCACCCCGGCGACGGAGAAGCGCGACCCGGACAGGTCGGCGCCCCCCTGGTACTACTGAGGTCATGGTGACCGCTCCCGAAACCACCCCCACCGCCAATCCACCGAACGCTACCGCCGAGGCGATGCCGCTCACCGGCCCGGGCAAGCACGACCGGGCCGCGCTGCGTCGACTCGCCGAGCGGCCCGACGAGATCGCCTGAGTCAGTCGTCGTACACCGAGGAGCGGTGCCCGACCTCGATGACGTGGACGACGAGGACCTCGTCGTCCACGTCACAGATGACCCGGTGGTCCCCGACCCGGTAGCGCCACAGCCCGGACAGAACCCCCGTGAGGGCCTTGCCTCGGGCCCGCGGATCGTCCAGCGCCTCGAGCTCCCGCAGGAAGCGGACGATGCGGCGGGCCACCGGTGGGTCCAGCTTCTTCAGCGCCTTGCGCGCCGTCGCCGAGACCTCAACGGTCCAGGCCAAGATCCGCCTCCACCTCGTCGAGACCGTAGGTGGCCTCGCGGCCGGCGCGGACATCCTCGACCCGCTGGACGATGCCGTACTCGTAGAGGAGGCGGTCGATGTGGGTCTCCACGGCCTCGCGGAGGTAGTAGGACTTCGAGCGCCCGGTGGCGGCGGCCAGCTGCTCGAGCTTGCGGCCGGTCTCGTCGGACAGCTTCACGGAGGTGGCGACGGTCATGGCGGCTCCCCACGTTGACTACGGGTAGTCAAGTGTATCGCCGTCACACGCTGCGCGTCCTGCCCGCGCCCACACCCTCGACGCCCCTGAGTCAGTCCTCCATCGGCTCGGCGACGACGTGGAAGACCGGGCCCTCGCCGCAGACCTCGGCCTCCTCCGGGACCTCGTCGCTCAGCCCGCCGCCCAGCTCCACCTCGTCCCCGAGGCGTTCCGGCGTCCCGATGTAGCGCGGCTGCCCCTTCTGGGTGACGTACAGCAGATCCCCCTCCACGCTCCCGCCCTCCAGGAGCACGGCGTCGCGCGGGAAGATCGGCAGCACCGGGTCCCCCTGGCCGGTGTCGACCCGGACACACCCGTCGACGTTCACGAGGCGCCCGGCGAGCAGGGCACCGTCTCCCTCGCCGGGGTTCGGCTCGACGGTGACGATGCGGAGCGGCTCGCCCTTCCGGGTCTCCTGCTCCAGCAGTCCGTGCGTCCAGGACGCCGAGGCGCCCGGCGAGCCCTCCACCGCGGGATCCTCCTCGCCCCCGCACCCGGCGACCGTGCCGCACACCATCGCGACGCCGGCCGCGGCCAGCACTCCCCACCCACGCATCCGCTCCATGGTCTGACCGTAGCCCCCCCTGATGGCCATGCCCGCCCGCCCACTGGCGCTCCCGGCTGCCACCGGTGGGAGAATCGACCGGCTGCCGGGACCGACCGGCGCCCGGACACCCACCCACCGCTCGCCCCTGCGAGGGCGCGCCCGCCCCTGCCCAGGAGGACCATGGCCACGCTCGCCCAGTGGATCGACGGCGCCCGCCCCCGCACCCTGCCCGCGGCCGTCGCACCGGTGGCGGTGGGCACCGGTGCCGCCTTCGCCCTGCGCGAGGAGGCGGGCCACGGCGACGCCGGCCACCTCGGGTTCGCCCTGCTGGCCCTGGTCGTCGCCCTGGCCCTGCAGGTGGGCGTGAACTACGCCAACGACTACTCCGACGGCATCCGCGGCACCGACGAGGAGCGCGTCGGCCCGGTACGCCTCGTCGGCCAGCGGCTGGCCGCACCCGGCACCGTGAAGCGCGCGGCCTTCACCTGCTTCGGGGTGGCCGGGGTGGCCGGCGTCCTGCTCTGCCTGCTCTCCGGCACCTGGTGGCTGCTGCTCGCCGGCGTGGCGGCGGTCTGGGCGGCCTGGAACTACACCGGCGGCAAGAACCCGTACGGCTACCGCGGACTGGGCGAGGTGGCGGTGTTCGTCTTCTTCGGACTCGTGGCCGTGCTCGGAACCCAGTTCACGCAAGCAGGCGCCATCGACCTCGCGGGCCTCGCCGGCGCCGTCGGCATCGGGGCCGTGGCCGCGGCGCTGAACCTCACGAACAACCTCCGCGACATCGACGGCGACGCAGCCTCCGGCAAGGTCACCCTGGCGGTGCGGCTCGGGGCGCCGCGCACCCGGCGGCTGTATGCCGGCCTCATCGCGCTGGCCTTCGTGATGGTGCTGGCCTCCGGCCTCGTGCACACCCCGGCGGTCCTGGGCCTACTCGCCCTGCCCTTGGCCGTTGCGCCCGTGCGGTCCGTCCTGGAGCGGGCGCGCGGGCGGTCGCTGATCGGCGTGCTGGGGCAGACCGGACGGCTCCAACTCGCCCTGGGCCTGCTGTGGGGCCTCGGCCTCTGGTGGGCCGGTCGCTGAGTCGCGGTCCGGGGCGCCGGGAGGCCGTGCCGGTGACTGCCCGCACCGACAGCGCCTCGGTGGGAACTGGCTGAGAGTTTGCCCATAATCCGGCGAAAGGGACGCCGCGGGGTGGATTCTCCCCGGTGTCTCAGCAACCATGGAAAGCAGTCGGCAGCCAGCCGGCTGCGCGCCGGCAGAGCGCCGGGACCGCGTCACAACCTCCCGAGGGGGCACTCCATGCGCCGTTCATTGACCGTCACCTCCCTGCTCAGCCTCAGTCTCGTCCTCGCTGCCTGCGGCGGCGAGGGGGACTCCGACGAGTCCACCAGCCCCAACGACAGCCCGTCCACGTCCGCGTCGAGCCCGGCTGAGACCGACGACTCCGACGACGCGAGCGAGCCCGCCGACTCGGACGACGACGCCAGCGAGACCGACGACGACGCCAGCGAGACCGCCGAGCCCACCCCGTCCGGTGACGCCGATGGCGCGACCGCCCCCTTCGCCGGGGCGCTGCTCGCCGAGGGTGAGGAGGCCGAGGAGAGCCTCAAGGGAACCGTCCAGGGCGCCCCCCAGTGGATGACCTTCACCGATGACGGCGTGAACTCCGCCGAGCTGGCCGCCCGGTGCACCGGCAAGGGCAAGCTCACGCTGCAGCCCTTGGCCAAGGACCTCGAGAGCGCGCGCCCCGGCAAGCCGCAGCTGCTGCCCTGCGACGGCGAGCGGCACGACGTGACGCTGCAGGGCGCCAAGCCCTTCTCGTCCGTCCTGATCGTCGCGACCTCCCAGCCCACCACCTTCGAGGTCGCGGCCATCGAGAACGACTGAGCGGGATCCAGAGCGGAATCCAGAGCCACTGAGCGGGACCGGTCGGCGCCCCGGGCCACCTGAGGGCGCGGACCGGTGGGGGCCTCAGGTCACAATTCGGCAACGGCCCGGCCGTGCAGCCCCGGTGTGCTGCATGCTGGGCGAGTCAGCGCACTGCGCCGACCGGGGGAACCCGAACGACCACCAGGGGGCCTTCATGCGCCGTGCCGTTCCGCTCCTTGTCAGTCTCTGCCTCGTCCTGAGTGCCTGCACCGCCGATGGCGAGGAGTCAGCCACCAGCGAGACGAGCCCCAGCCCGTCCGAGTCCACCAGCCCGAGCCCGCCCAGCGAGTCGAGCCCGTCCAGTGAGTCGATCCCGAGCCCGCCCAGCACCTCGTCCGACGGCGCGGCTGAGCCCTCCCCGCAGGGCCCGAACGACGGTGCCCGCCTGCTCGCAGGGCCCACGACGCTGGGCCCCGGCAAGCACGACATCCTGAAGGGCACGTCGTTCGGGCAGGTGCAGGTGGACGTGACCTGCGAGGGCACCGAGGACGTGCAGGTGCTCCTGGGTAGCGAACCGTTCACCTGCCCCGACGCAGAGACGATCTCCTTCATGGTGGAGGCCACCCCGGGGGACACGTCCCTCATCGTGGTCGTCCCGGAGGGGAGCAAGGTGGGCTACACGGTGAGCGCGCGCCCCGCCGAGGAGCTGCTGGACCCCGAGGAGGAGTTCCTGAGCGGCATGAGCGGGGAGTTCGACGAGCGCGAGGCCTCCCCGACCAATTTCTTCAGTCAGTCGGGACCCACCGTCCGGTTCGCCGCGCAGTGCTCGGGCACGGGCCAGATCGAGGTCGTGCTCCTCGGCAGGGAACTCGAGACCGTCGGGACCCCCCGCACCATCCCCTGCAATACCGGGCGCCGCGACTTCACCCTGCGAGCACCCGGCAAGACCACCGGCTACCGGGTCAACACGCCCGCCGGCCAGGGCTCGTTCGACGTGGCGGTCCTCAGCGCCTCCTGAGTGGCCGCCCGCCCTCAGACGAAGTCGTCGCCGCTGCCCTCATCGGCGCGGCGGCGCGCACCACGGCCGGTGGGGCGCCCCGCCTGCTCGTCGTAGGTGCCGTCCTCGACGGCCTCGTCGGAGACCGCGTGCTTGCGCGATCTGGCGGCCTCACGCTTGGCGATGGCGTCGTCGATCTGCGCCGAGAAGTCCGCCCGCGGCGCCTTCAGCAGGAACAGCGAGGCCACCATCGAGGCCAGGGCGGCGGCCACGACGAGCCAGAAGACCCCCATCGACCCCAGCTCGACGTCCGCGAGCTCGAGCACCAGGAAGAAGCCCAGCAGGAAGAACAGGAACACCAGGATCCGCAGCAGCGAGTAGCGAAGCAT encodes:
- the relB gene encoding type II toxin-antitoxin system RelB family antitoxin, producing MTVATSVKLSDETGRKLEQLAAATGRSKSYYLREAVETHIDRLLYEYGIVQRVEDVRAGREATYGLDEVEADLGLDR
- a CDS encoding DUF4229 domain-containing protein, yielding MLRYSLLRILVFLFFLLGFFLVLELADVELGSMGVFWLVVAAALASMVASLFLLKAPRADFSAQIDDAIAKREAARSRKHAVSDEAVEDGTYDEQAGRPTGRGARRRADEGSGDDFV
- a CDS encoding 1,4-dihydroxy-2-naphthoate polyprenyltransferase, with amino-acid sequence MATLAQWIDGARPRTLPAAVAPVAVGTGAAFALREEAGHGDAGHLGFALLALVVALALQVGVNYANDYSDGIRGTDEERVGPVRLVGQRLAAPGTVKRAAFTCFGVAGVAGVLLCLLSGTWWLLLAGVAAVWAAWNYTGGKNPYGYRGLGEVAVFVFFGLVAVLGTQFTQAGAIDLAGLAGAVGIGAVAAALNLTNNLRDIDGDAASGKVTLAVRLGAPRTRRLYAGLIALAFVMVLASGLVHTPAVLGLLALPLAVAPVRSVLERARGRSLIGVLGQTGRLQLALGLLWGLGLWWAGR
- a CDS encoding type II toxin-antitoxin system RelE family toxin — protein: MAWTVEVSATARKALKKLDPPVARRIVRFLRELEALDDPRARGKALTGVLSGLWRYRVGDHRVICDVDDEVLVVHVIEVGHRSSVYDD